The genome window ATAGGAACTATCCAACCAATAAGGAAATTTATACCATTTGTAAAGACAAAAGCAATGAATATAAAACAAAAATTACGTTTCATACAGACGCAGTTCAAACATTTGGTAAAATTGAAATAAATTCTTCAATGGCAGATATGATCTCTATTTCTGCACATAAATTTTATGGGCCAAAAGGAATTGGATTATTATACAAAAAATCAGATATTAATATTAAACCAATAATTCACGGACATCAAGAAAAAGGTATGCGTGGGGGAACATATGATACTGCTTCTATAATTGGAATGGCAGAAGCTGCTTTAATAGCTGAAAAAACAAGAGAAAAAACAAATAAAAAATTAAATAATTTAACTGAAAAATTAATTAAAGGAGTTTTAGAAATAGAAAATACTTGGATAAATGGAATAGGAAAAGGCGCAGGAGAAAACAAATTACCTGGATTAATTAATTTTGGTTTCTTGTTAATCGAAGGAGAATCTATTCTTATGCATTTAGATAATAAAGGAATAATGTGTTCAACAGGTTCTGCATGTTCATCAGACTCATTACAAGCATCACATGTTTTACTTTCATTAGGTTTAAAACCTGAAGAAGCGCATGGTTCATTGCGCATAAGTTTAGGAAAAGAAAACACAGAAGAAGATATTGAATATTTTTTAAAAGTTTTACCTGAAATAATTGAAAAATTAAGAAGAATGTCGCCTTTTAAAAACAAGGCGCAATTGCAAAATTATAAAGGAAATTCATTATGTCATTAGGTAATAAAAATTATCCCCCAATAATTTGATCTCCTTTATTAAATGGTTGAAAATTTCCCATTCTTGTTTTAACAACCAATTTCCAATTATTTAGTTCCATATTCATTATCAATATCTTCTCATTTGGTACCTCGGCTTTAACTTGTTCTAAAGTCATAGTTCGACCAAAATAAAACATCTTAGAATAATTTTTCGGACTCCCAAATAAATATTCTCCATCTTCATCTACTATTTCTTTGCGATCAAAAAATCTAAAACCATACACTGTAAATGGAACTTTTATTTTAGTTGGATCTCTTTCTTTAACTTCCCGGATTTCTTTTTCTGGAAAAAAAGACCCGGGTTCAAAAAATTCCACGTAATGTCTCATTATTATAATGCCTTTAGTTGATTTTCCTTTTCCTTCAAAGGGCTTTCCTGCTGGAGTATGATCACTTTCACTCCCCTCCCCACATAATCCTAATTTTACCATTTAAACACCTCATTAATTGTGTTAAAATATATATCTTTTCGTATTTAAAAATGTTTCGATTAGAATTTTAAAATATGTTTGATATATATTCAAAATGCTACGATTGAACGTAACATTTATGTTTTATTTGTTATTAAATATAAGTGAATAAAATGGAAAAATATAATAAAAAAGTAATGGATCACTTCTTGAATCCGCGCAATATGGGAAAAATGGAAAACCCAACCCTTACTGGACAAGCAGGAAACGCAGTATGTGGAGATGTTTTATTTTTGTATCTTAAAATAGAAAAAAACAAAGAAGGAAAAGACATAATTAAAGATGTTAAATTTGAAACATTTGGATGCGCAGCTGCAATAGCAACTTCTTCAGCGCTTACTGAAATTATAAAAGGAAAAACAATTGAAGAAGCGCAGAAAGTTTCAAATAAAGATGTTGAAGAATATTTAGGCCAATTACCTTTAATTAAAAAACACTGCTCAAACTTAGCAGAAGATGCTTTAAAAGATGCTTTGAAAAAATTAACAAAATAAAAAAATCAATAATATTCTATTTCTTGTATTTTAATTCCCAAATAAATCTTCTTATATATTTATCAATTTCTCCTTGTAATTTATATACTAAAGTTCCTATTAAATAATCTCTTATAATCCCATTTATTTCATCTATTTGTCTGTTAATTTTTGTTTCTGGTTTATCTTTAAAATCTTTAATACAAATTTCAAATTTACATTTTTCTGATCCTAAGGTAGAGTATTTTAGTTTTGCTTTTGGCTCAAAATCAAAATTAATTTCTAATATCTTATCTTGGTATGGTTTTGGTCTATAAAATACTAAAGTACATTGTCCGGGAGTATTTTGTATTTGAGTTTTATCAATTTTAGTAGAAATTATTATGCTATCTTTTGAAAACCTTATATCTGTAGTTTCATTTTCATTTAGTTTTAATCCTGTGTGTTTTCCAGTTAATCTATCACTAAGATTCTTTAATTGGGTATTTACTGGATCTAATAAATCTGTTTCTAACCTTTCTTGAGTTGCTCTTTTAATAGGAGAAATAGGTTTTAATATCTCCACTCCTGATTTATCTGGGTTTTCTAATAATCTTTTCATCATTGCTTCTCTTCTAGCGATTAAATCATTCTGCATTGAACTATCTTTTTCATAATACACATTAGGTTC of Candidatus Micrarchaeia archaeon contains these proteins:
- a CDS encoding aminotransferase class V-fold PLP-dependent enzyme, translated to RNYPTNKEIYTICKDKSNEYKTKITFHTDAVQTFGKIEINSSMADMISISAHKFYGPKGIGLLYKKSDINIKPIIHGHQEKGMRGGTYDTASIIGMAEAALIAEKTREKTNKKLNNLTEKLIKGVLEIENTWINGIGKGAGENKLPGLINFGFLLIEGESILMHLDNKGIMCSTGSACSSDSLQASHVLLSLGLKPEEAHGSLRISLGKENTEEDIEYFLKVLPEIIEKLRRMSPFKNKAQLQNYKGNSLCH
- a CDS encoding iron-sulfur cluster assembly scaffold protein, yielding MEKYNKKVMDHFLNPRNMGKMENPTLTGQAGNAVCGDVLFLYLKIEKNKEGKDIIKDVKFETFGCAAAIATSSALTEIIKGKTIEEAQKVSNKDVEEYLGQLPLIKKHCSNLAEDALKDALKKLTK